The Granulicella arctica genomic interval ATAAGCATTGGTAGATACTACACACGCAAGGCATTCTTTATGTGTGTAGCAAAGTTTCTTCAGACCTGAAAGGAGGTGGTTTCAAATAGCCGTTCTTGAGCGTTCAAAAGAGCGCTTTCGTTGCAATCTACGGAACAGTTTCGATGCTGAACGCATGGCCTGATCTGAAACGAAAACCCACCAACCATTACAGGAAACAGGAGCCTATCTTGAGCCAGAAACTCACCAATCGAATCCACTCCAGACTCGCGACGTTCGCCGCCAAAACTTTCACCAAACAGCGGATGACGAACGTTGCACGCACCACCGGACCTCTTCTATTAGCACTTGCCATTTCGCCCATCGCGGCTCATGCCCAAGGCACCGTGGATCTCACCGGCGTAACGACAGCAATGTCCACCGTCGAGAAGACCTGCCTGCTTGGTGCCTCAATCGCGGTCGTTATCGGCATCGTCGTCGGCGTGTTCCAGTTCATGGGCCGCAACATCTCCGCTGGATTCATCTCCATCGCGGGCGGTCTCTTTGCCGGTATCGTCATCGGCTTTGCTCCGCAGTGGGTAGGCTCACTCACCGGTCAGTCACTCTCGATGGTCGTCACGCACGCAACGAAGGTGATGGCCTAACCATGCAAATAACGAAGCGAGGAGAACCACTAGCGATCAATCAGGCACTCAACAAACCCCGAGAGAAGCTGGGTCTCAGCTTGCCCATCTGGATGTTCATTGTGATTGTGTCGATTCTGGTTCTCCTCCTTCGGTTTTATCTCCTTTCAATCGCGATCTTCATTGTCATCACTGCCGGATGCTGGTTCATCGTCCGCAAACACCCAAAGATGTTTCAACTGTGGGGCTTGAGCTTCACGCAGAAGAGCTACTATGACCCGCGCAAACGCTAATCAATGGTTCACCGATGCGAAGGCAGCGAACAGCATCGTGCCTATCGCCCGTTTCGTTAGCCCAACCGTGTTCGCCACAAAGACGCGAGGTTACGGATGCCTCTTCTCAGTCGAGGGAATCGACGACGAAGGCCTCACGGATGCTGATGTAGAGGCACGGGTCCGCGCGATCGAAGGGGGTCTGCGTGGGCTCCCCGAGGGCTCTTGCCTCTATCAGTACATGCGCGTCACATCCGGCTTCGCGATTCCTCGCAAGAAGAATTACAAACATCCCGTCACTCAGTCTTTCGTCGAGGACCGGCTAGACTTCCTCGATAAGACGGCCAAGTTCAGACGTATCGATCTTCATTGGTGCCTTACGTTCGAGCCCGAGCTAATCAACCCTCTCGCGGCGAAGCCTAAAGACCAGGCGAGCGAGAACGGTCGTCTTCTAGGGCAATTGCAGAAGGCGGCGTCGATCCTAGAGACCCACTTGAGCCAGGAGATCGGTATCAAGCTTCTTGAGAAAGACCAGACCTTCAAATTCTTTTGCGAGCTTTTCAATCT includes:
- a CDS encoding VirB3 family type IV secretion system protein, with translation MTKRGEPLAINQALNKPREKLGLSLPIWMFIVIVSILVLLLRFYLLSIAIFIVITAGCWFIVRKHPKMFQLWGLSFTQKSYYDPRKR